From a region of the Actinopolymorpha singaporensis genome:
- a CDS encoding S1C family serine protease, producing the protein MRSQRVPTATVRAALLAMLAMLGLVAAGCSGDGSPEAEDHPTPSATASTRDQPGGQPGGQPGGQAEGLQREYEAVVRHTLTSVVQLTVSGGLGSGVVYDKAGHIVTNAHVVGQSKSVRVRPATGGTPLAAHVVATYPPGDLAVVKLDRRRTLNPAEFADSGKLQVGQIVLAMGNPLGLSGSVTNGIVSAVGRSIPEPAHEGLPGTTIGNMIQTSAPINPGNSGGALVDLSGAVIGIPTLAATDPQASNSAAPGIGFAIPSNTVTRIADQIIEHGRVVDSGRAALGVTGSTVTDAGGTPEGVGVESVKAGSAAARAGIRPGDVITAVGGAKTPTSAALGEVLVKRRPGQVVTMTIVRDGSAHRVEVKLGQG; encoded by the coding sequence ATGCGCAGCCAACGCGTACCCACCGCGACCGTACGGGCCGCACTTCTCGCCATGCTCGCGATGCTCGGCCTGGTGGCGGCAGGGTGCAGCGGGGACGGCTCGCCCGAAGCGGAGGACCACCCGACGCCGTCCGCCACGGCGTCCACCCGGGACCAGCCGGGTGGCCAGCCCGGTGGCCAGCCCGGTGGCCAGGCGGAGGGGCTGCAGCGCGAGTACGAGGCCGTCGTACGCCACACCCTGACCTCGGTCGTCCAGCTGACGGTGAGCGGCGGCCTCGGGTCCGGCGTCGTCTACGACAAGGCCGGACACATCGTCACCAACGCGCACGTCGTGGGGCAGTCGAAGTCGGTGCGGGTCCGGCCGGCGACGGGCGGAACGCCGCTCGCCGCCCACGTGGTCGCGACGTACCCGCCGGGCGACCTGGCCGTCGTCAAGCTCGACCGGCGCAGGACGCTGAACCCCGCCGAGTTCGCCGACTCCGGCAAGCTTCAGGTGGGCCAGATCGTGCTGGCGATGGGCAATCCGCTCGGGCTGTCCGGGAGCGTCACCAACGGCATCGTGTCCGCGGTCGGCCGCAGCATTCCCGAGCCCGCGCACGAGGGCCTGCCGGGTACGACGATCGGGAACATGATCCAGACGTCGGCGCCGATCAACCCGGGCAACAGCGGCGGCGCGCTCGTCGACCTGTCCGGGGCGGTGATCGGAATCCCCACCCTCGCCGCGACCGACCCGCAGGCGTCGAACAGCGCGGCTCCCGGCATCGGCTTCGCGATCCCGAGCAACACCGTCACCCGCATCGCCGACCAGATCATCGAACACGGCCGCGTCGTCGACTCCGGCCGGGCGGCCCTCGGGGTCACCGGGTCCACCGTGACCGACGCCGGGGGAACCCCTGAGGGTGTGGGCGTGGAGTCGGTGAAGGCCGGCAGTGCCGCGGCGCGGGCCGGCATCCGGCCGGGCGACGTCATCACCGCGGTGGGCGGCGCGAAGACGCCGACGAGCGCCGCGCTCGGTGAGGTGCTCGTGAAGCGCCGTCCCGGGCAGGTGGTCACGATGACGATCGTCCGGGACGGCAGCGCGCACCGGGTGGAGGTCAAGCTCGGCCAGGGCTGA
- a CDS encoding S1C family serine protease: MGTTRRLRLTVSVFVVVAAFAGAAAGCTDSPPGSSRGDPGGSKAGATAAPGGEAQALQRDYEAVVRHTLISVVQLNVTGGGLGSGIIYDKQGHIVTNAHVLGRSTSVQVLLATGGAPLTAHLVAAYTPSDLAVVKLDQPRALAPAAFADSTKLRVGQIVLAMGNPLGLSGSVTSGIISAVGRTVPESSRDGVPGTTITSMIQTSAPINPGNSGGALVDLTGKVVGIPTLAATDPQVEGGGVAAGIGFAIPSNTVTRIAGQIISHGRVVNSGRAALGVTGTTVTDPQGTPIGVGVVSVRTGSGAANAGILRGDVITAVNGVRTPTSAALGEVVAQHRPGQLVTVSIRRQGKDATVKVKLGQL; encoded by the coding sequence ATGGGAACGACCCGACGGCTTCGGCTCACGGTGTCCGTGTTCGTCGTGGTCGCCGCGTTCGCCGGAGCCGCGGCCGGATGTACCGACAGCCCGCCCGGAAGCTCCCGGGGCGACCCCGGAGGGTCGAAGGCCGGAGCCACTGCGGCACCCGGTGGCGAGGCGCAGGCGCTCCAGCGTGACTACGAGGCCGTCGTACGGCACACCCTGATCTCCGTCGTACAGCTCAACGTCACCGGCGGCGGGCTCGGCTCCGGCATCATCTACGACAAGCAGGGCCACATCGTCACCAACGCGCACGTGCTGGGCCGGTCCACCTCGGTGCAGGTCCTGCTCGCCACCGGGGGAGCGCCGCTGACCGCGCACCTGGTCGCGGCCTACACACCGAGCGACCTCGCGGTGGTCAAGCTGGACCAGCCGCGGGCGCTGGCACCCGCGGCGTTCGCCGACTCCACCAAGCTGCGGGTGGGCCAGATCGTGCTGGCCATGGGAAACCCGCTCGGCCTGTCCGGCAGTGTGACCAGCGGCATCATCTCAGCGGTCGGGCGTACCGTCCCGGAGTCGTCGCGTGACGGCGTGCCGGGCACGACGATCACGAGCATGATCCAGACCTCCGCGCCGATCAACCCGGGCAACAGCGGCGGCGCCCTGGTCGACCTGACCGGGAAGGTGGTTGGCATCCCCACGCTGGCCGCCACCGACCCACAGGTCGAGGGCGGCGGCGTCGCGGCCGGCATCGGGTTCGCCATCCCGAGCAACACCGTGACCCGGATCGCCGGTCAGATCATCAGCCACGGGCGGGTGGTGAACTCCGGCAGGGCGGCGCTCGGCGTGACCGGCACGACGGTCACCGATCCCCAGGGCACGCCGATCGGCGTCGGCGTCGTGTCCGTGCGCACCGGCAGCGGCGCGGCGAACGCCGGCATCCTGCGCGGCGACGTCATCACCGCTGTCAACGGCGTGCGCACTCCGACGAGCGCGGCGCTCGGCGAGGTCGTCGCCCAGCACCGGCCCGGCCAGTTGGTCACCGTCTCGATTCGCCGCCAGGGCAAGGACGCGACGGTGAAGGTGAAGCTCGGTCAGCTCTGA